From Carettochelys insculpta isolate YL-2023 chromosome 3, ASM3395843v1, whole genome shotgun sequence, a single genomic window includes:
- the TP53BP2 gene encoding apoptosis-stimulating of p53 protein 2 isoform X1: MRFGSKMMPMFLTVYLSNNEQHFTEVPITPETTCRDVVELCKEPGETDCHLVEVWFGSERPVADNERMLDILQHFGAQRNEVRFFLRHERPPSRDAGSGQRSQDLSLKRNGVKVPGDRRLENGISVPRMDMTLAELQEMASRQQQQIEAQQQMLANKEQRLKFLKQQDQRQQHQAAEKEKLKRLKEIAENQEAKLKKVRALKGHVEQKRLSNGKLVEEIEQMNSLFQQKQRELVLAASKVEELTRQLEMLKNGRIDGYHDNQSAVAELDRLYKELQLRNKLNQEQNAKLQQQRECLNKHNSEVAVMDKRVNELRDRLWKKKAALQQKENVLVSPDGNLSQQVASAPSRVAAVGPYIQSSTMPRVASRPELLVKPAFPEGTPALQAPDGPLKTQTLPNMRAVGVSQAKAPGGPTIPGSKPPPSVPEWCNSNADNFISQGLVSSSAKGSMTNEGQAGDGETPLREKEKKVRPFSMFDSVDQSTGVPALGSLRKNQSSEDLLRDAQIANKNVTKLPPPVPTKPKQINLPYFGQASQLPPPDTKPEGNAQKLPLASVTMGNKQKSTTQQLPHTSQPIQQRITMPPGGPSTSQDPILATSKQESPPAAAVRPFTPQPSKETPLPSFRKPQTVAASSIYSMYTQQQTPGKNFQQAVQSALTRAQTRGPHFPSVYGKPVIAGTGTPTQPQQTENVYSNSQSSVEPEMETTASAHENHETERIPRPLSPTKLLPFLSNPYRNQSDADLEALRKKLSNAPRPLKKRSSITEPEGPNGPNIQKLLYQRTTLAAMETISTPSYPSKQTSASASPESPTEVQNPYLSTESEKEVVPSTPEPAITEEAEDTSTDQNEASVPSAGLDSVPEVTSDNDARVQSEMEEPSLESSEPLELYMEEYPPYPPPPYPSGEPEGLGEDSFSMRPPEVTGQFSLPPGKRTNLRKTGSDRIAHGMRVKFNPLALLLDSSLEGEFDLVQRIIYEVEDPSLPNDEGITALHNAVCAGHTEIVKFLVQFGVNVNAADSDGWTPLHCAASCNNVQVCKFLVESGAAVFAMTYSDMQTAADKCEEMEEGYTQCSQFLYGVQEKMGIMNKGIIYALWDYEAQNDDELPMKEGDCMTVLRREDEDEVEWWWARLNDKEGYVPRNLLGLYPRIKPRQRSLA, from the exons ACTTCACTGAGGTGCCAATTACGCCTGAAACCACTTGCAGAGATGTAGTGGAGCTGTGTAAAGAGCCTGGTGAGACTGACTGCCACCTGGTGGAAGTGTGGTTTGGCTCAG AGCGCCCGGTAGCTGATAATGAGCGGATGTTGGATATTCTGCAGCACTTTGGTGCTCAAAGAAATGAGGTTCGTTTCTTCCTTCGCCATGAACGTCCCCCTAGTCGGGATGCAG GGAGTGGACAGAGGTCACAGGATCTGAGCCTAAAGAGAAATGGTGTAAAAGTGCCTGGTGATCGACGTCTAGAGAACGGG ATCAGCGTCCCCAGAATGGATATGACTCTGGCTGAATTGCAGGAAATGGCGTCGCGCCAACAGCAACAAATAGAGGCTCAACAACAAATGTTGGCTAACAAG GAACAGCGTCTGAAATTCCTGAAGCAGCAAGATCAGCGACAGCAGCATCAAGCTGCTGAAAAGGAGAAACTTAAGCGACTAAAGGAAATTGCTGAGAATCAAGAAGCTAAGTTGAAGAAAGTGAGAGCGCTCAAAGGCCATGTGGAGCAGAAAAGACTCAGCAATGGAAAACTAG TGGAGGAAATTGAACAGATGAACAGTTTGTTCCAGCAAAAGCAGCGAGAGCTGGTACTGGCTGCCTCAAAGGTGGAGGAACTTACCAGACAACTGGAGATGCTGAAGAATGGCCGGATTGATGGTTACCATGACAACCAGTCTGCTGTAGCTGAGCTTGATCGATTGTACAAGGAGCTACAG TTGAGGAACAAACTGAACCAGGAGCAGAATGCCAAGCTGCAACAACAGAGGGAGTGTTTAAACAAGCACAACTCAGAAGTGGCAGTTATGGATAAGCGTGTTAATGAGCTGAGAGATCGACTGTGGAAGAAGAAGGCAGCACTGCAGCAGAAGGAGAATGTACTG GTTTCCCCAGATGGTAATCTATCCCAGCAAGTGGCATCTGCCCCAAGTCGAGTGGCAGCGGTAGGTCCATATATCCAGTCCTCCACCATGCCACGGGTTGCCTCCAGGCCTGAACTTCTAGTGAAACCTGCATTTCCTGAGGGGACCCCAGCTTTGCAAGCACCCGATGGTCCACTGAAAACACAAACTCTGCCGAACATGAGAGCTGTTGGTGTTTCTCAAGCTAAAGCTCCTGGCG GTCCTACAATCCCAGGTTCAAAACCTCCACCATCTGTCCCTGAATGGTGTAATTCAAATGCAGACAACTTTATTAGCCAAGGACTAGTCTCTTCCTCAGCAAAAGGAAGTATGACTAATGAAGGGCAAG CTGGCGATGGAGAGACTCcactgagagagaaagagaagaaagtACGTCCTTTTTCAATGTTTGATTCTGTGGATCAGTCCACTGGAGTGCCAGCACTGGGCTCGCTGCGAAAAAACCAGAGCAGCGAAGATCTCCTGCGAGATGCTCAG ATTGCTAATAAAAATGTGACGAAATTACCACCTCCTGTTCCCACTAAACCAAAACAGATAAACTTGCCTTACTTTGGTCAGGCCAGTCAGCTGCCTCCCCCTGATACAAAACCTGAGGGAAATGCACAAAAGCTGCCTTTGGCTAGTGTAACTATGGGGAACAAACAGAAATCGACAACCCAGCAGCTACCCCATACTTCCCAGCCAATCCAGCAACGAATCACTATGCCTCCTGGTGGCCCATCCACTAGCCAGGACCCAATTCTTGCCACATCCAAACAGGAGagcccacctgcagcagctgtgagACCTTTCACCCCTCAACCATCCAAAGAAACCCCACTTCCATCATTTCGAAAGCCACAGACCGTGGCTGCAAGTTCAATATATAGCATGTACACACAGCAGCAGACGCCGGGGAAGAATTTTCAGCAGGCAGTGCAGAGTGCTTTGACAAGGGCACAAACCAGAGGCCCACACTTCCCAAGTG TATATGgcaagcctgtgattgctggaACTGGCACACCAACTCAGCCCCAGCAGACAGAGAACGTCTACTCCAATAGCCAAAGCAGCGTGGAGCCTGAAATGGAGACAACAGCTTCTGCCCATGAGAATCACGAAACTGAGCGAATTCCTCGCCCGCTCAGCCCAACCAAACTGTTGCCTTTCTTATCTAACCCTTACCGAAATCAGAGTGATGCTGATTTGGAGGCCCTAAGGAAGAAGCTGTCTAATGCCCCAAGGCCACTGAAAAAGCGTAGCTCTATTACTGAGCCAGAAGGTCCGAATGGGCCGAACATTCAGAAGCTTTTATATCAGAGAACCACTCTGGCTGCCATGGAGACTATTTCAACCCCCTCATATCCATCTAAACAAACCTCTGCATCTGCCAGTCCTGAGAGCCCAACAGAAGTCCAGAACCCTTATCTAAGCACAGAATCTGAGAAAGAAGTGGTTCCTTCCACACCTGAGCCAGCCATCACAGAGGAAGCAGAAGACACAAGCACAGATCAGAATGAAGCATCTGTGCCTTCAGCAGGACTAGATAGTGTGCCTGAAGTAACATCAGATAATGATGCACGTGTGCAGTCTGAAATGGAAGAACCAAGTCTAGAGTCATCAGAACCACTGGAACTATACATGGAGGAATATCCTCCATATCCACCACCTCCATACCCTTCAGGAGAACCAGAGGGACTGGGAGAGGACTCATTCAGTATGAGACCACCTGAAGTCACTGGACAGTTTTCCTTACCTCCT GGGAAGAGGACAAACTTACGCAAAACTGGCTCTGACAGGATTGCTCATGGAATGAGAGTGAAATTCAACCCTCTAGCACTACTTTTAGATTCATCTTTGGAGGGAGAATTTGACCTTGTGCAGAGAATCATTTATGAG GTTGAAGATCCCAGCCTGCCCAATGATGAAGGAATTACGGCACTTCACAATGCCGTGTGTGCTGGTCACACTGAGATTGTAAAGTTTCTAGTACAGTTTGGTGTGAATGTAAATGCTGCAGATAGTGATGGATG GACCCCTTTACACTGTGCAGCATCTTGCAATAATGTCCAGGTGTGCAAATTCCTAGTGGAATCAGGTGCTGCTGTGTTTGCCATGACCTACAGTGACATGCAGACGGCTGCAGACAAATGTGAAGAAATGGAAGAAGGCTACACCCAGTGCTCTCAGTTTCTGTATG GAGTGCAGGAGAAAATGGGCATAATGAACAAAGGGATAATCTATGCACTCTGGGATTATGAAGCACAAAATGATGATGAGCTGCCCATGAAAGAGGGAGACTGCATGACAGTGTTACGCCGGGAAGATGAAGATGAAGTTGAGTGGTGGTGGGCCCGGCTAAACGACAAGGAAGGATATGTACCACGCAACCTGCTTGGG
- the TP53BP2 gene encoding apoptosis-stimulating of p53 protein 2 isoform X3 yields MRFGSKMMPMFLTVYLSNNEQHFTEVPITPETTCRDVVELCKEPGETDCHLVEVWFGSERPVADNERMLDILQHFGAQRNEVRFFLRHERPPSRDAGSGQRSQDLSLKRNGVKVPGDRRLENGISVPRMDMTLAELQEMASRQQQQIEAQQQMLANKEQRLKFLKQQDQRQQHQAAEKEKLKRLKEIAENQEAKLKKVRALKGHVEQKRLSNGKLVEEIEQMNSLFQQKQRELVLAASKVEELTRQLEMLKNGRIDGYHDNQSAVAELDRLYKELQLRNKLNQEQNAKLQQQRECLNKHNSEVAVMDKRVNELRDRLWKKKAALQQKENVLVSPDGNLSQQVASAPSRVAAVGPYIQSSTMPRVASRPELLVKPAFPEGTPALQAPDGPLKTQTLPNMRAVGVSQAKAPGAGDGETPLREKEKKVRPFSMFDSVDQSTGVPALGSLRKNQSSEDLLRDAQIANKNVTKLPPPVPTKPKQINLPYFGQASQLPPPDTKPEGNAQKLPLASVTMGNKQKSTTQQLPHTSQPIQQRITMPPGGPSTSQDPILATSKQESPPAAAVRPFTPQPSKETPLPSFRKPQTVAASSIYSMYTQQQTPGKNFQQAVQSALTRAQTRGPHFPSVYGKPVIAGTGTPTQPQQTENVYSNSQSSVEPEMETTASAHENHETERIPRPLSPTKLLPFLSNPYRNQSDADLEALRKKLSNAPRPLKKRSSITEPEGPNGPNIQKLLYQRTTLAAMETISTPSYPSKQTSASASPESPTEVQNPYLSTESEKEVVPSTPEPAITEEAEDTSTDQNEASVPSAGLDSVPEVTSDNDARVQSEMEEPSLESSEPLELYMEEYPPYPPPPYPSGEPEGLGEDSFSMRPPEVTGQFSLPPGKRTNLRKTGSDRIAHGMRVKFNPLALLLDSSLEGEFDLVQRIIYEVEDPSLPNDEGITALHNAVCAGHTEIVKFLVQFGVNVNAADSDGWTPLHCAASCNNVQVCKFLVESGAAVFAMTYSDMQTAADKCEEMEEGYTQCSQFLYGVQEKMGIMNKGIIYALWDYEAQNDDELPMKEGDCMTVLRREDEDEVEWWWARLNDKEGYVPRNLLGLYPRIKPRQRSLA; encoded by the exons ACTTCACTGAGGTGCCAATTACGCCTGAAACCACTTGCAGAGATGTAGTGGAGCTGTGTAAAGAGCCTGGTGAGACTGACTGCCACCTGGTGGAAGTGTGGTTTGGCTCAG AGCGCCCGGTAGCTGATAATGAGCGGATGTTGGATATTCTGCAGCACTTTGGTGCTCAAAGAAATGAGGTTCGTTTCTTCCTTCGCCATGAACGTCCCCCTAGTCGGGATGCAG GGAGTGGACAGAGGTCACAGGATCTGAGCCTAAAGAGAAATGGTGTAAAAGTGCCTGGTGATCGACGTCTAGAGAACGGG ATCAGCGTCCCCAGAATGGATATGACTCTGGCTGAATTGCAGGAAATGGCGTCGCGCCAACAGCAACAAATAGAGGCTCAACAACAAATGTTGGCTAACAAG GAACAGCGTCTGAAATTCCTGAAGCAGCAAGATCAGCGACAGCAGCATCAAGCTGCTGAAAAGGAGAAACTTAAGCGACTAAAGGAAATTGCTGAGAATCAAGAAGCTAAGTTGAAGAAAGTGAGAGCGCTCAAAGGCCATGTGGAGCAGAAAAGACTCAGCAATGGAAAACTAG TGGAGGAAATTGAACAGATGAACAGTTTGTTCCAGCAAAAGCAGCGAGAGCTGGTACTGGCTGCCTCAAAGGTGGAGGAACTTACCAGACAACTGGAGATGCTGAAGAATGGCCGGATTGATGGTTACCATGACAACCAGTCTGCTGTAGCTGAGCTTGATCGATTGTACAAGGAGCTACAG TTGAGGAACAAACTGAACCAGGAGCAGAATGCCAAGCTGCAACAACAGAGGGAGTGTTTAAACAAGCACAACTCAGAAGTGGCAGTTATGGATAAGCGTGTTAATGAGCTGAGAGATCGACTGTGGAAGAAGAAGGCAGCACTGCAGCAGAAGGAGAATGTACTG GTTTCCCCAGATGGTAATCTATCCCAGCAAGTGGCATCTGCCCCAAGTCGAGTGGCAGCGGTAGGTCCATATATCCAGTCCTCCACCATGCCACGGGTTGCCTCCAGGCCTGAACTTCTAGTGAAACCTGCATTTCCTGAGGGGACCCCAGCTTTGCAAGCACCCGATGGTCCACTGAAAACACAAACTCTGCCGAACATGAGAGCTGTTGGTGTTTCTCAAGCTAAAGCTCCTGGCG CTGGCGATGGAGAGACTCcactgagagagaaagagaagaaagtACGTCCTTTTTCAATGTTTGATTCTGTGGATCAGTCCACTGGAGTGCCAGCACTGGGCTCGCTGCGAAAAAACCAGAGCAGCGAAGATCTCCTGCGAGATGCTCAG ATTGCTAATAAAAATGTGACGAAATTACCACCTCCTGTTCCCACTAAACCAAAACAGATAAACTTGCCTTACTTTGGTCAGGCCAGTCAGCTGCCTCCCCCTGATACAAAACCTGAGGGAAATGCACAAAAGCTGCCTTTGGCTAGTGTAACTATGGGGAACAAACAGAAATCGACAACCCAGCAGCTACCCCATACTTCCCAGCCAATCCAGCAACGAATCACTATGCCTCCTGGTGGCCCATCCACTAGCCAGGACCCAATTCTTGCCACATCCAAACAGGAGagcccacctgcagcagctgtgagACCTTTCACCCCTCAACCATCCAAAGAAACCCCACTTCCATCATTTCGAAAGCCACAGACCGTGGCTGCAAGTTCAATATATAGCATGTACACACAGCAGCAGACGCCGGGGAAGAATTTTCAGCAGGCAGTGCAGAGTGCTTTGACAAGGGCACAAACCAGAGGCCCACACTTCCCAAGTG TATATGgcaagcctgtgattgctggaACTGGCACACCAACTCAGCCCCAGCAGACAGAGAACGTCTACTCCAATAGCCAAAGCAGCGTGGAGCCTGAAATGGAGACAACAGCTTCTGCCCATGAGAATCACGAAACTGAGCGAATTCCTCGCCCGCTCAGCCCAACCAAACTGTTGCCTTTCTTATCTAACCCTTACCGAAATCAGAGTGATGCTGATTTGGAGGCCCTAAGGAAGAAGCTGTCTAATGCCCCAAGGCCACTGAAAAAGCGTAGCTCTATTACTGAGCCAGAAGGTCCGAATGGGCCGAACATTCAGAAGCTTTTATATCAGAGAACCACTCTGGCTGCCATGGAGACTATTTCAACCCCCTCATATCCATCTAAACAAACCTCTGCATCTGCCAGTCCTGAGAGCCCAACAGAAGTCCAGAACCCTTATCTAAGCACAGAATCTGAGAAAGAAGTGGTTCCTTCCACACCTGAGCCAGCCATCACAGAGGAAGCAGAAGACACAAGCACAGATCAGAATGAAGCATCTGTGCCTTCAGCAGGACTAGATAGTGTGCCTGAAGTAACATCAGATAATGATGCACGTGTGCAGTCTGAAATGGAAGAACCAAGTCTAGAGTCATCAGAACCACTGGAACTATACATGGAGGAATATCCTCCATATCCACCACCTCCATACCCTTCAGGAGAACCAGAGGGACTGGGAGAGGACTCATTCAGTATGAGACCACCTGAAGTCACTGGACAGTTTTCCTTACCTCCT GGGAAGAGGACAAACTTACGCAAAACTGGCTCTGACAGGATTGCTCATGGAATGAGAGTGAAATTCAACCCTCTAGCACTACTTTTAGATTCATCTTTGGAGGGAGAATTTGACCTTGTGCAGAGAATCATTTATGAG GTTGAAGATCCCAGCCTGCCCAATGATGAAGGAATTACGGCACTTCACAATGCCGTGTGTGCTGGTCACACTGAGATTGTAAAGTTTCTAGTACAGTTTGGTGTGAATGTAAATGCTGCAGATAGTGATGGATG GACCCCTTTACACTGTGCAGCATCTTGCAATAATGTCCAGGTGTGCAAATTCCTAGTGGAATCAGGTGCTGCTGTGTTTGCCATGACCTACAGTGACATGCAGACGGCTGCAGACAAATGTGAAGAAATGGAAGAAGGCTACACCCAGTGCTCTCAGTTTCTGTATG GAGTGCAGGAGAAAATGGGCATAATGAACAAAGGGATAATCTATGCACTCTGGGATTATGAAGCACAAAATGATGATGAGCTGCCCATGAAAGAGGGAGACTGCATGACAGTGTTACGCCGGGAAGATGAAGATGAAGTTGAGTGGTGGTGGGCCCGGCTAAACGACAAGGAAGGATATGTACCACGCAACCTGCTTGGG
- the TP53BP2 gene encoding apoptosis-stimulating of p53 protein 2 isoform X2 has translation MFLTVYLSNNEQHFTEVPITPETTCRDVVELCKEPGETDCHLVEVWFGSERPVADNERMLDILQHFGAQRNEVRFFLRHERPPSRDAGSGQRSQDLSLKRNGVKVPGDRRLENGISVPRMDMTLAELQEMASRQQQQIEAQQQMLANKEQRLKFLKQQDQRQQHQAAEKEKLKRLKEIAENQEAKLKKVRALKGHVEQKRLSNGKLVEEIEQMNSLFQQKQRELVLAASKVEELTRQLEMLKNGRIDGYHDNQSAVAELDRLYKELQLRNKLNQEQNAKLQQQRECLNKHNSEVAVMDKRVNELRDRLWKKKAALQQKENVLVSPDGNLSQQVASAPSRVAAVGPYIQSSTMPRVASRPELLVKPAFPEGTPALQAPDGPLKTQTLPNMRAVGVSQAKAPGGPTIPGSKPPPSVPEWCNSNADNFISQGLVSSSAKGSMTNEGQAGDGETPLREKEKKVRPFSMFDSVDQSTGVPALGSLRKNQSSEDLLRDAQIANKNVTKLPPPVPTKPKQINLPYFGQASQLPPPDTKPEGNAQKLPLASVTMGNKQKSTTQQLPHTSQPIQQRITMPPGGPSTSQDPILATSKQESPPAAAVRPFTPQPSKETPLPSFRKPQTVAASSIYSMYTQQQTPGKNFQQAVQSALTRAQTRGPHFPSVYGKPVIAGTGTPTQPQQTENVYSNSQSSVEPEMETTASAHENHETERIPRPLSPTKLLPFLSNPYRNQSDADLEALRKKLSNAPRPLKKRSSITEPEGPNGPNIQKLLYQRTTLAAMETISTPSYPSKQTSASASPESPTEVQNPYLSTESEKEVVPSTPEPAITEEAEDTSTDQNEASVPSAGLDSVPEVTSDNDARVQSEMEEPSLESSEPLELYMEEYPPYPPPPYPSGEPEGLGEDSFSMRPPEVTGQFSLPPGKRTNLRKTGSDRIAHGMRVKFNPLALLLDSSLEGEFDLVQRIIYEVEDPSLPNDEGITALHNAVCAGHTEIVKFLVQFGVNVNAADSDGWTPLHCAASCNNVQVCKFLVESGAAVFAMTYSDMQTAADKCEEMEEGYTQCSQFLYGVQEKMGIMNKGIIYALWDYEAQNDDELPMKEGDCMTVLRREDEDEVEWWWARLNDKEGYVPRNLLGLYPRIKPRQRSLA, from the exons ACTTCACTGAGGTGCCAATTACGCCTGAAACCACTTGCAGAGATGTAGTGGAGCTGTGTAAAGAGCCTGGTGAGACTGACTGCCACCTGGTGGAAGTGTGGTTTGGCTCAG AGCGCCCGGTAGCTGATAATGAGCGGATGTTGGATATTCTGCAGCACTTTGGTGCTCAAAGAAATGAGGTTCGTTTCTTCCTTCGCCATGAACGTCCCCCTAGTCGGGATGCAG GGAGTGGACAGAGGTCACAGGATCTGAGCCTAAAGAGAAATGGTGTAAAAGTGCCTGGTGATCGACGTCTAGAGAACGGG ATCAGCGTCCCCAGAATGGATATGACTCTGGCTGAATTGCAGGAAATGGCGTCGCGCCAACAGCAACAAATAGAGGCTCAACAACAAATGTTGGCTAACAAG GAACAGCGTCTGAAATTCCTGAAGCAGCAAGATCAGCGACAGCAGCATCAAGCTGCTGAAAAGGAGAAACTTAAGCGACTAAAGGAAATTGCTGAGAATCAAGAAGCTAAGTTGAAGAAAGTGAGAGCGCTCAAAGGCCATGTGGAGCAGAAAAGACTCAGCAATGGAAAACTAG TGGAGGAAATTGAACAGATGAACAGTTTGTTCCAGCAAAAGCAGCGAGAGCTGGTACTGGCTGCCTCAAAGGTGGAGGAACTTACCAGACAACTGGAGATGCTGAAGAATGGCCGGATTGATGGTTACCATGACAACCAGTCTGCTGTAGCTGAGCTTGATCGATTGTACAAGGAGCTACAG TTGAGGAACAAACTGAACCAGGAGCAGAATGCCAAGCTGCAACAACAGAGGGAGTGTTTAAACAAGCACAACTCAGAAGTGGCAGTTATGGATAAGCGTGTTAATGAGCTGAGAGATCGACTGTGGAAGAAGAAGGCAGCACTGCAGCAGAAGGAGAATGTACTG GTTTCCCCAGATGGTAATCTATCCCAGCAAGTGGCATCTGCCCCAAGTCGAGTGGCAGCGGTAGGTCCATATATCCAGTCCTCCACCATGCCACGGGTTGCCTCCAGGCCTGAACTTCTAGTGAAACCTGCATTTCCTGAGGGGACCCCAGCTTTGCAAGCACCCGATGGTCCACTGAAAACACAAACTCTGCCGAACATGAGAGCTGTTGGTGTTTCTCAAGCTAAAGCTCCTGGCG GTCCTACAATCCCAGGTTCAAAACCTCCACCATCTGTCCCTGAATGGTGTAATTCAAATGCAGACAACTTTATTAGCCAAGGACTAGTCTCTTCCTCAGCAAAAGGAAGTATGACTAATGAAGGGCAAG CTGGCGATGGAGAGACTCcactgagagagaaagagaagaaagtACGTCCTTTTTCAATGTTTGATTCTGTGGATCAGTCCACTGGAGTGCCAGCACTGGGCTCGCTGCGAAAAAACCAGAGCAGCGAAGATCTCCTGCGAGATGCTCAG ATTGCTAATAAAAATGTGACGAAATTACCACCTCCTGTTCCCACTAAACCAAAACAGATAAACTTGCCTTACTTTGGTCAGGCCAGTCAGCTGCCTCCCCCTGATACAAAACCTGAGGGAAATGCACAAAAGCTGCCTTTGGCTAGTGTAACTATGGGGAACAAACAGAAATCGACAACCCAGCAGCTACCCCATACTTCCCAGCCAATCCAGCAACGAATCACTATGCCTCCTGGTGGCCCATCCACTAGCCAGGACCCAATTCTTGCCACATCCAAACAGGAGagcccacctgcagcagctgtgagACCTTTCACCCCTCAACCATCCAAAGAAACCCCACTTCCATCATTTCGAAAGCCACAGACCGTGGCTGCAAGTTCAATATATAGCATGTACACACAGCAGCAGACGCCGGGGAAGAATTTTCAGCAGGCAGTGCAGAGTGCTTTGACAAGGGCACAAACCAGAGGCCCACACTTCCCAAGTG TATATGgcaagcctgtgattgctggaACTGGCACACCAACTCAGCCCCAGCAGACAGAGAACGTCTACTCCAATAGCCAAAGCAGCGTGGAGCCTGAAATGGAGACAACAGCTTCTGCCCATGAGAATCACGAAACTGAGCGAATTCCTCGCCCGCTCAGCCCAACCAAACTGTTGCCTTTCTTATCTAACCCTTACCGAAATCAGAGTGATGCTGATTTGGAGGCCCTAAGGAAGAAGCTGTCTAATGCCCCAAGGCCACTGAAAAAGCGTAGCTCTATTACTGAGCCAGAAGGTCCGAATGGGCCGAACATTCAGAAGCTTTTATATCAGAGAACCACTCTGGCTGCCATGGAGACTATTTCAACCCCCTCATATCCATCTAAACAAACCTCTGCATCTGCCAGTCCTGAGAGCCCAACAGAAGTCCAGAACCCTTATCTAAGCACAGAATCTGAGAAAGAAGTGGTTCCTTCCACACCTGAGCCAGCCATCACAGAGGAAGCAGAAGACACAAGCACAGATCAGAATGAAGCATCTGTGCCTTCAGCAGGACTAGATAGTGTGCCTGAAGTAACATCAGATAATGATGCACGTGTGCAGTCTGAAATGGAAGAACCAAGTCTAGAGTCATCAGAACCACTGGAACTATACATGGAGGAATATCCTCCATATCCACCACCTCCATACCCTTCAGGAGAACCAGAGGGACTGGGAGAGGACTCATTCAGTATGAGACCACCTGAAGTCACTGGACAGTTTTCCTTACCTCCT GGGAAGAGGACAAACTTACGCAAAACTGGCTCTGACAGGATTGCTCATGGAATGAGAGTGAAATTCAACCCTCTAGCACTACTTTTAGATTCATCTTTGGAGGGAGAATTTGACCTTGTGCAGAGAATCATTTATGAG GTTGAAGATCCCAGCCTGCCCAATGATGAAGGAATTACGGCACTTCACAATGCCGTGTGTGCTGGTCACACTGAGATTGTAAAGTTTCTAGTACAGTTTGGTGTGAATGTAAATGCTGCAGATAGTGATGGATG GACCCCTTTACACTGTGCAGCATCTTGCAATAATGTCCAGGTGTGCAAATTCCTAGTGGAATCAGGTGCTGCTGTGTTTGCCATGACCTACAGTGACATGCAGACGGCTGCAGACAAATGTGAAGAAATGGAAGAAGGCTACACCCAGTGCTCTCAGTTTCTGTATG GAGTGCAGGAGAAAATGGGCATAATGAACAAAGGGATAATCTATGCACTCTGGGATTATGAAGCACAAAATGATGATGAGCTGCCCATGAAAGAGGGAGACTGCATGACAGTGTTACGCCGGGAAGATGAAGATGAAGTTGAGTGGTGGTGGGCCCGGCTAAACGACAAGGAAGGATATGTACCACGCAACCTGCTTGGG